One Dehalococcoidales bacterium genomic region harbors:
- the fabG gene encoding 3-oxoacyl-ACP reductase FabG — MKLENRVAIITGAGRGIGKAIAFRLAEEGARIVASDIDLAYAEDVANRLKKKGRQALAVKADVTSGYEVAQVFKVAEKRFGGVDILVNSAGIRRDAPLHKMSEDDWDTALATQARGSFNCARAVQKYMVRQNYGKIVNISSPVPASMGERGQTAYAAASAAVQGFTRALALELGPYGINVNCVAPEYIDTEMTRSVARKDGMYLDDFRRFATVRVPLKRMGTPEDVANVVQFLVSDESSFVSGQVIYIRGGP; from the coding sequence GTGAAGCTGGAGAACAGGGTTGCTATTATTACTGGCGCCGGTCGCGGCATCGGGAAGGCGATTGCCTTCAGATTGGCCGAGGAAGGCGCCAGGATTGTTGCCAGTGATATTGACCTTGCATATGCCGAGGATGTCGCTAACCGCCTCAAGAAGAAGGGACGGCAGGCCCTGGCGGTTAAGGCTGACGTCACCAGTGGGTACGAGGTTGCCCAGGTATTCAAGGTAGCGGAGAAGCGCTTCGGTGGCGTCGATATCCTGGTGAACAGCGCCGGAATCAGGCGCGATGCCCCTCTGCACAAGATGTCCGAGGATGACTGGGACACGGCGCTTGCCACACAAGCGAGGGGAAGCTTCAACTGTGCCCGGGCCGTCCAGAAGTACATGGTGCGGCAGAACTACGGCAAGATTGTCAACATATCCTCGCCGGTCCCCGCCAGCATGGGAGAGCGTGGACAGACTGCATACGCGGCGGCCAGTGCGGCCGTTCAGGGATTCACGAGGGCACTCGCCCTGGAGCTGGGGCCTTACGGAATCAACGTCAACTGCGTCGCACCGGAGTACATAGATACCGAGATGACCCGGAGTGTGGCGCGTAAAGATGGCATGTACCTGGATGATTTCCGTAGGTTTGCTACCGTCCGGGTACCGTTGAAACGGATGGGTACTCCAGAGGACGTCGCCAACGTGGTCCAGTTCCTGGTCTCGGATGAGTCCAGTTTCGTTTCCGGACAGGTGATTTATATCCGGGGCGGTCCCTGA
- a CDS encoding 4Fe-4S dicluster domain-containing protein — protein sequence MTMPTKIPEFIWGRKYPKIAIDMEKCTVPFLCKKCLQICPEGVFHVTRVMSKEKRLEEMDPRIDGNYVLFATRRDKCTGCNLCIDVCPVDAIKIEIPAMERLRPDVSGEQWTSQ from the coding sequence ATGACGATGCCAACGAAGATACCAGAATTCATCTGGGGGAGGAAGTACCCCAAGATAGCAATCGACATGGAGAAGTGTACTGTTCCTTTCCTGTGTAAGAAGTGCTTGCAGATTTGCCCTGAGGGCGTCTTCCATGTAACGCGTGTCATGTCCAAGGAGAAGCGGCTGGAGGAGATGGACCCCAGGATCGACGGCAACTACGTACTTTTTGCCACACGCAGGGACAAATGCACGGGATGCAATTTGTGTATCGACGTCTGTCCCGTAGACGCCATCAAAATAGAGATACCTGCTATGGAGCGTCTACGTCCGGACGTTTCCGGCGAGCAGTGGACATCACAATAG
- a CDS encoding 4Fe-4S binding protein produces MCEQFGDPEHGDGIWYLNPRNYARNMYKLRAPGEGFKGAEVGLETGARAGPSHQDLMNAVENNDKAEFERIREILQKTGQGSMVVPRDDADRVLELCSPIALMSCICRKGIRAIDERNEREYTCMGMGVGMLKWERWPERYKGGVKFVNADEAIEWNHEMDDRGFVHILMLFGAPFIGGFCQCDYPDCGSLRNGVDFGLGVLKSHYLAQVDYEQCNGCGICAQRCQWGALKFETTTGKANIDQFKCFGCGLCHTACPREAISLVRRDTVPAVAEVWL; encoded by the coding sequence ATGTGTGAACAGTTTGGGGACCCAGAGCACGGTGACGGAATCTGGTACCTGAACCCCAGGAACTATGCAAGGAACATGTACAAGCTGCGGGCTCCTGGCGAAGGCTTTAAAGGAGCTGAGGTTGGACTGGAAACCGGTGCCCGTGCCGGGCCAAGTCATCAGGACCTGATGAATGCCGTAGAGAACAATGACAAGGCAGAGTTCGAGAGGATCAGGGAGATACTGCAGAAAACCGGACAGGGCAGTATGGTTGTTCCTCGCGATGATGCTGACCGTGTGCTGGAACTGTGCTCTCCCATAGCCCTGATGTCCTGTATATGCAGGAAGGGCATTCGGGCAATCGATGAAAGGAACGAGCGCGAATACACCTGCATGGGCATGGGTGTCGGTATGCTCAAGTGGGAACGCTGGCCGGAGAGATACAAGGGCGGTGTCAAGTTCGTCAACGCTGATGAAGCCATCGAATGGAACCATGAGATGGACGACAGGGGATTTGTACATATCCTGATGCTCTTTGGCGCCCCCTTCATTGGCGGCTTCTGCCAGTGCGACTATCCTGATTGTGGTTCCTTAAGAAATGGCGTCGATTTTGGTCTCGGCGTTCTGAAGAGCCATTATCTTGCCCAGGTTGACTATGAGCAGTGCAACGGCTGTGGCATCTGTGCCCAGCGGTGCCAGTGGGGCGCCCTCAAATTTGAGACGACCACCGGAAAGGCTAACATAGACCAGTTTAAGTGCTTCGGTTGCGGCCTTTGCCACACGGCTTGTCCCAGAGAGGCAATTAGTCTGGTAAGAAGGGACACAGTACCAGCTGTAGCGGAGGTATGGCTATGA
- a CDS encoding FAD-dependent oxidoreductase, which produces MVVSTSVGYYSLSRRRVTPAYIHFERCWPKVDKLSPCEAGCPLYVDIPNFAQAITLGDSKKALSIIREKNPLPSICGHVCWHPCEDECNRDVLDSPIAVQWLERHAAEQGNGKKPRPVRRKREERIAIIGSGPAGLTAASDLVKKGYGAIVFEASSTPGGIPATMTPNFILPQEAIQADIDYIKALGVRIHTNVCIGKDLGISDLWRQGFKAILIACGAERGTGLGIPGSDLPGVFSALPLLQESKLGQGPALKGKVWVIGGDSVAIAAARTALRLGAEEVHIACLEAIGDRNEPGNIAAPAWELEAAEREGVQIEPSLAPQEFTSEDGSKVSGINFKRLMPLPPGGKGKVHRTLKGFPLVEMEGPNSDYVVDADIVVDAANVFLPKRRIPDMGDVPGASSGKGKRGGLQVNNDTFETNVPGIFAVGDRSGTGSHIVESMADGRTAATSIDQYLSGRYVIPVKESRIELTIKPEQIPAYLTRKGRWEMPRLLPAEAIRTFEGDELGYSRWQAVQEAKRCLNCRMCANCIFERGHLCKETGRRLLL; this is translated from the coding sequence ATGGTCGTGTCAACATCCGTGGGCTATTACAGTTTGTCCCGGCGGCGGGTAACGCCGGCCTACATTCATTTTGAGAGGTGCTGGCCGAAAGTAGATAAACTTTCCCCGTGTGAAGCAGGTTGTCCGTTATACGTGGATATTCCCAATTTTGCGCAGGCTATTACTCTTGGTGACTCCAAGAAGGCGTTATCCATTATCAGAGAGAAGAATCCACTTCCATCCATTTGTGGACACGTATGCTGGCATCCTTGTGAAGATGAGTGCAACAGGGATGTACTGGATAGTCCGATTGCTGTTCAGTGGCTGGAACGGCATGCCGCAGAGCAGGGAAACGGCAAGAAACCGAGACCAGTCAGGAGGAAGAGAGAGGAAAGGATAGCTATCATTGGTTCGGGACCAGCCGGGTTAACGGCAGCCTCCGACCTGGTTAAAAAGGGATACGGTGCCATAGTCTTTGAAGCTTCATCCACGCCCGGTGGGATACCAGCTACAATGACACCTAATTTCATCCTGCCACAGGAGGCTATCCAGGCTGATATCGATTACATCAAAGCCCTGGGTGTTAGAATTCACACTAATGTTTGTATCGGTAAGGACCTGGGCATTAGTGATCTCTGGCGACAAGGATTCAAAGCCATATTGATTGCTTGCGGAGCCGAGAGAGGCACCGGGCTAGGAATACCGGGCTCCGACTTGCCAGGAGTATTCTCCGCCTTACCCTTGTTACAGGAATCGAAACTGGGGCAAGGACCAGCACTTAAGGGGAAGGTCTGGGTGATAGGAGGCGATTCTGTAGCTATAGCTGCTGCCCGAACTGCACTTAGACTCGGGGCTGAAGAGGTACACATCGCCTGTTTAGAGGCGATAGGTGACAGGAATGAGCCGGGTAACATAGCAGCCCCTGCATGGGAACTTGAGGCTGCAGAAAGAGAAGGTGTACAGATAGAGCCATCCCTGGCCCCTCAGGAGTTTACATCAGAAGATGGCTCCAAGGTAAGTGGGATTAACTTCAAGCGGCTAATGCCTCTCCCCCCGGGTGGTAAAGGTAAAGTTCACCGCACCCTCAAGGGGTTCCCCCTGGTGGAAATGGAGGGTCCGAACAGCGACTACGTTGTGGATGCGGATATTGTAGTGGATGCGGCTAACGTATTTCTACCTAAGAGGCGAATTCCTGACATGGGTGATGTTCCTGGAGCATCATCGGGCAAAGGTAAAAGAGGTGGTTTACAGGTTAATAACGACACTTTTGAGACAAATGTTCCCGGTATTTTTGCTGTTGGAGACAGATCAGGTACCGGTAGCCATATAGTTGAGTCTATGGCTGACGGACGCACAGCCGCCACCTCTATCGACCAATACCTCAGCGGGCGGTATGTAATACCAGTGAAGGAATCTCGAATTGAACTCACAATCAAGCCGGAGCAGATTCCCGCCTACTTAACTCGCAAAGGGCGTTGGGAAATGCCGAGACTACTCCCTGCAGAGGCAATAAGGACTTTTGAGGGAGATGAGTTGGGTTACAGCCGCTGGCAGGCAGTGCAGGAAGCCAAGCGCTGCCTGAATTGCCGGATGTGCGCTAATTGCATTTTCGAACGCGGCCACCTGTGTAAGGAAACAGGCAGACGCTTGCTACTATAA